Proteins from a genomic interval of Watersipora subatra chromosome 10, tzWatSuba1.1, whole genome shotgun sequence:
- the LOC137407183 gene encoding alpha-(1,3)-fucosyltransferase C-like, producing the protein MNAKRILIRQLTSYSHSFHRGHVKTGKNTCFYEHGANSTVGADVIAFSEKDIYYLKTPPQKYPGQLWIFYSKEPQVKIKHASLQPRWDGFFNYSVTFDRTTEESYHVFRPRLMKITPPLAYFYTPYPNMLKLRALWCVSHCKKWNDTNNILGGREEYVLELSKYITIDLHTLARKEACPTTFKKISGTINRRGQPRMQDYMFYLSFENNLCKDYISGKFWKVLIANSTTIPVALGGLSMEDYASITPPHSFIHVRNFTSPKALAEHLQFVSQNAQAFNYYNKWKNEYKIDTSHFTMFDDYRSLGYYVDYMKYMCDLVNERPRNVWHTFSKDYTPNDCVNISQPEQP; encoded by the exons ATGAATGCCAAAAGAATTTTAATACGACAACTGACAAGCTATTCTCACAGTTTCCACAGAGGTCATgtaaaaactggtaaaaatacCTGTTTCTATGAACATGGAGCAAACAGCACAGTTGGAGCAGATGTGATCGCATTCAGTGAAAAAGATATTTACTATCTTAAAACCCCACCACAAAAATATCCAGGACAATTGTGGATTTTTTATTCAAAGGAACctcaagtaaaaataaaacacgCCTCACTACAGCCGCGATGGGATGGCTTCTTCAACTACAGCGTTACATTTGATAGGACAACAGAAGAAAGCTACCATGTGTTTCGACCAAGGCTAATGAAGATAACGCCACCCTTGGCCTATTTCTACACTCCTTATCCTAATATGCTAAAATTGCGCGCGCTTTGGTGTGTTTCACATTGCAAAAAGTGGAATGATACCAATAATATACTCGGTGGACGAGAAGAGTATGTTTTAGAGCTATCTAAATATATAACCATTGATCTTCATACGTTAGCAAGAAAAGAGGCGTGCCCAAcgacttttaaaaaaataagcGGTACGATTAATCGGAGAGGTCAACCACGAATGCAAGACTACATGTTTTATCTCAGCTTTGAAAACaatttatgcaaagattacatTTCTGGAAAATTTTGGAAAGTTCTTATAGCCAACAGCACGACTATACCGGTAGCTCTGGGTGGACTTTCTATGGAGGACTATGCTTCCATCACTCCTCCACACAGCTTTATCCATGTTAGAAATTTTACGTCGCCCAAAGCACTTGCCGAGCACCTGCAGTTTGTGTCACAAAATGCACAGGCGTTCAACTACTACAATAAGTGGAAGAATGAGTATAAGATTGACACGAGCCATTTCACCATGTTTGATGACTACAGAAGCTTGGGATACTACGTTG ATTACATGAAGTACATGTGTGACTTGGTTAATGAAAGGCCACGCAATGTCTGGCATACGTTCAGCAAAGACTACACTCCAAATGACTGTGTGAATATCTCTCAACCGGAGCAGCCATGA